A single Methanolobus sp. ZRKC5 DNA region contains:
- the gatA gene encoding Asp-tRNA(Asn)/Glu-tRNA(Gln) amidotransferase subunit GatA — protein sequence MTAWTDISNIKQRIADSSAEEVTATYIEAIGKSKINGFTTVWDEAINVAREIDSNGHEGPLAGVPIAIKENISTKGLSTTCSSKILQGYVPPYDAHVIERLKEAGAVILGKTNMDEFAMGTSTESSCYGPTFNPWDLDRVPGGSSGGSAAVVAAGEAPISLGSDTGGSVRCPAAYCGVVGLKPTYGCISRYGLISYANSLEQIGPLATNVADIATIMDVVAGYDQRDSTSINRENTYSNALKDDVKGMKIGVPDEYFGEGIDKDVEKSVWNAISIFEDMGATYEKVSMPHTKYALASYYIIAMSEASSNLARFDGTRFGHRADGENWHVMASKTRAEGFGTEVKRRVLLGTYALSAGYHDKYYLKALKVRTLVKQDFDKALANVDVLMAPTMPAPAFKIGEKIEDPLSLYLSDVNTVPMNLAGVPSISVPCGFAGDMPVGLQIIGKHFDENAIIKAAYSFEQNTDHHTRRPPEVA from the coding sequence ATGACAGCATGGACTGATATTTCAAACATAAAGCAAAGAATTGCAGACTCTTCAGCCGAAGAGGTCACAGCAACCTACATCGAGGCCATCGGCAAGAGTAAGATAAATGGATTCACAACTGTATGGGACGAGGCAATAAATGTTGCTCGTGAAATAGACTCAAACGGCCACGAAGGACCCCTTGCAGGAGTGCCTATCGCTATTAAGGAAAACATATCCACAAAAGGACTCTCCACAACCTGTTCATCTAAGATATTGCAGGGATACGTGCCACCATACGATGCACACGTTATCGAGAGATTGAAGGAAGCAGGCGCAGTAATTCTCGGAAAGACCAACATGGATGAATTTGCCATGGGAACTTCCACCGAATCCAGCTGCTACGGACCCACATTCAACCCATGGGACCTTGACAGAGTACCAGGCGGCTCATCAGGTGGCAGTGCCGCTGTTGTTGCAGCAGGCGAGGCACCCATATCACTTGGCTCAGACACCGGTGGGTCGGTCAGATGTCCGGCAGCTTACTGTGGCGTAGTGGGACTCAAACCAACTTACGGATGTATCTCAAGGTACGGACTCATCTCTTACGCAAACTCACTGGAACAAATTGGCCCTCTGGCAACAAATGTAGCAGACATTGCGACAATTATGGATGTTGTCGCAGGATACGATCAAAGGGACAGCACATCCATCAACAGGGAAAACACATACAGCAATGCCCTGAAAGATGATGTAAAAGGAATGAAGATCGGTGTACCTGATGAGTACTTCGGTGAGGGTATCGACAAGGATGTCGAGAAGTCTGTGTGGAATGCCATCAGCATATTTGAGGACATGGGAGCTACTTACGAGAAGGTATCCATGCCACACACAAAATACGCACTTGCATCTTATTATATTATAGCCATGAGCGAAGCCTCATCCAACCTTGCACGTTTTGACGGAACCAGATTCGGACACCGTGCAGATGGAGAAAACTGGCACGTAATGGCATCAAAGACCCGTGCAGAAGGTTTTGGAACCGAGGTCAAGCGCAGGGTATTGCTTGGAACCTACGCACTTTCAGCAGGTTACCATGACAAATACTATCTTAAAGCACTCAAGGTAAGGACCCTTGTGAAGCAGGACTTTGATAAGGCTCTTGCAAATGTTGATGTGCTTATGGCACCAACCATGCCAGCACCGGCATTCAAGATAGGAGAGAAGATAGAGGACCCACTTTCACTTTACCTCTCAGATGTCAACACGGTACCGATGAACCTTGCAGGTGTACCATCCATCTCAGTACCATGTGGATTTGCAGGCGACATGCCTGTTGGACTGCAAATAATAGGCAAGCACTTCGATGAGAATGCCATCATCAAGGCAGCTTACAGTTTCGAGCAGAATACAGATCACCACACCAGAAGAC
- the gatC gene encoding Asp-tRNA(Asn)/Glu-tRNA(Gln) amidotransferase subunit GatC codes for MITKEEVEHVGWLARIEIDEKESDAYAQKLNSVLEYFGQLDEVDTEDVPPTYHVADIMNVFREDVVKPSMPQEDVLANTENKQEGNFKAPRIM; via the coding sequence ATGATCACTAAAGAAGAAGTAGAACACGTAGGCTGGCTCGCACGCATCGAGATCGATGAGAAAGAATCCGATGCTTATGCGCAGAAGCTCAACTCCGTGCTGGAATATTTCGGGCAGCTCGATGAGGTTGATACCGAAGATGTGCCACCTACATACCATGTTGCAGACATTATGAACGTATTCAGGGAAGATGTTGTTAAGCCATCCATGCCACAGGAAGACGTGCTTGCAAACACAGAGAACAAGCAGGAAGGCAATTTCAAAGCCCCAAGGATCATGTGA
- a CDS encoding MarR family transcriptional regulator, whose protein sequence is MYTKFVGKHISYLHRYARRYYDKELEPYGFGGAQLRILMPLYKMDGINQGSLAQIIKVDKTTIARTIKKLIDGGYILRQVDENDRRSYRIFLTEKGKSIEPEMMKIFTKWEENLLFKFDVDQRKEILKLIEIMHMNASDIVDDAS, encoded by the coding sequence GTGTATACTAAATTCGTTGGAAAACACATTTCATATCTCCACAGATATGCTCGTAGATATTATGACAAAGAATTGGAGCCCTACGGTTTTGGAGGTGCACAACTCCGTATTTTGATGCCCCTCTACAAAATGGATGGTATTAATCAGGGATCACTTGCTCAGATAATAAAGGTAGATAAGACCACAATTGCAAGAACTATAAAAAAATTAATTGATGGTGGTTATATTTTAAGGCAGGTCGACGAAAATGATAGACGCTCATATCGTATTTTTCTGACGGAGAAAGGAAAATCAATAGAACCTGAAATGATGAAGATATTCACGAAATGGGAGGAGAATCTCTTATTCAAATTTGACGTTGATCAAAGAAAAGAGATTCTAAAATTAATTGAAATTATGCATATGAATGCATCCGATATTGTGGATGATGCTAGTTGA